A single region of the Vicia villosa cultivar HV-30 ecotype Madison, WI linkage group LG4, Vvil1.0, whole genome shotgun sequence genome encodes:
- the LOC131597680 gene encoding uncharacterized protein LOC131597680, with translation MSHSFSSVKDVWMSYNNLSSAQGKVVLLAVVICIISKIWKARNVRRFEDKNIIWSSLINEVKIEVAFSGNNTPKVGSNSIMDFKLLNYFNIKVHPPNEVYVKEFLWHPPILQWIKCNTDGAASGIPLRAACGGIFRDHVGNHKGKFSKFTGAGSSLVEELYGAMLTVEIAK, from the coding sequence ATGTCGCACAGTTTCAGCTCTGTCAAAGATGTTTGGATGTCTTACAATAACCTGTCCTCGGCTCAGGGAAAAGTTGTTCTGCTGGCAGTGGTGATTTGCATTATCAGTAAGATTTGGAAGGCGAGAAATGTTAGAAGGTTTGAAGATAAGAATATTATTTGGTCCTCCTTGATTAATGAAGTCAAGATCGAGGTTGCCTTCTCTGGTAATAACACTCCGAAGGTTGGGTCGAACTCGATTATGGATTTCAAACTTCTTAACTATTTCAACATTAAAGTTCACCCTCCAAATGAGGTTTATGTTAAAGAATTTTTGTGGCATCCTCCTATCCTTCAGTGGATCAAATGCAATACGGACGGTGCGGCTTCAGGAATTCCTTTGCGTGCGGCTTGTGGTGGTATTTTCCGAGACCATGTAGGCAATCATAaaggaaaattctctaaattcaCTGGTGCTGGGAGTTCTTTGGTGGAAGAACTGTACGGGGCTATGCTTACGGTCGAAATTGCGAAATAG